One region of Bosea sp. 29B genomic DNA includes:
- a CDS encoding alpha/beta fold hydrolase yields the protein MTETRHFTAGDGCRIAYQLTGAADRPVLMLSNSIATSLHMWDGQVQTLSETYRVLRYDFRGHGKSDTPAGAYSIDRLGRDVIELLDSLEIKQAHFCGLSMGGWVGQWLAVHAPDRIGRLILSNTAAYLGPPSNFDAQIRAVLAVKDMSDTADQFMRNWFPASMLAGPNEIVDTFRAMVLATPPRGLAGCFAALRDNDLRRTIALIKAPTLVIGGIDDKVTLASHSEEIAATIPGAKLVLMPGVHMLNVERPAEFLDAVKGFLAAA from the coding sequence ATGACCGAGACCCGTCATTTCACCGCCGGCGACGGCTGCCGCATCGCCTATCAGCTGACCGGCGCTGCCGACCGGCCGGTCCTGATGCTGTCGAATTCGATCGCAACCTCGCTCCACATGTGGGACGGGCAGGTGCAGACGCTGTCGGAGACATACCGCGTGCTGCGCTATGATTTTCGCGGCCACGGCAAGTCCGATACGCCGGCCGGTGCCTATTCGATCGACCGGCTGGGGCGCGATGTGATCGAGCTGCTCGATTCACTAGAGATCAAGCAGGCGCATTTCTGCGGCCTGTCGATGGGGGGCTGGGTCGGGCAATGGCTCGCCGTCCATGCACCTGATCGGATCGGCCGGCTCATCCTCTCCAACACCGCGGCTTATCTCGGACCGCCCTCCAATTTCGATGCGCAGATCCGGGCGGTGCTCGCGGTCAAGGACATGTCGGACACGGCGGACCAGTTCATGCGCAACTGGTTCCCCGCCTCGATGCTGGCGGGTCCGAACGAGATCGTCGACACCTTCCGGGCCATGGTCCTCGCGACGCCGCCGCGAGGTCTCGCCGGCTGTTTCGCCGCTCTGCGTGATAACGATCTGCGCCGGACGATCGCGCTGATCAAGGCGCCGACGCTGGTGATCGGCGGCATAGACGACAAGGTGACCCTGGCGAGCCATAGCGAGGAAATCGCAGCGACGATTCCCGGCGCCAAGCTGGTGCTGATGCCGGGCGTTCATATGCTCAATGTCGAGCGACCTGCGGAATTCCTTGACGCAGTGAAGGGCTTCCTGGCGGCCGCATAG
- a CDS encoding LysR family transcriptional regulator yields the protein MSDLKLHDLRCFDAVASQGSFQAAALALNRSHPSVFAAVARLEHVLKLTLLDRSGYRVALTEAGALFHARARLMLREFDHLHGYADQLASGEETILRVVLGDVCPRPSALRLLGRFFAGHNRTRLHLEYETINGPLERLLEGQADLILHHADPSDPRLERVDLCAVEFVPVVAPGFLSVALGPATTPEQMRPYTQCVIRDTARQPSPDSYFLVEGSQRCSVPDHQMKKELILHGLAWGHLPAWLIREELKDGRLLSIAGEHLPGRVETVAAIRRRDRLHGPVAEALWQHLRARSASFTGDF from the coding sequence TTGAGTGATCTGAAGCTTCACGATCTCAGGTGTTTCGACGCCGTCGCCAGCCAAGGCAGCTTTCAGGCCGCGGCGCTCGCCTTGAACCGCTCGCATCCATCCGTGTTCGCGGCCGTCGCCCGCCTCGAACATGTGCTGAAGCTGACCTTGCTCGACCGCAGCGGCTACAGGGTAGCTCTGACCGAGGCGGGGGCGCTGTTTCATGCACGCGCCCGGCTGATGCTGCGCGAGTTCGACCATCTGCACGGCTATGCCGATCAACTGGCGAGCGGCGAGGAAACGATCCTGCGCGTCGTGCTGGGCGATGTCTGTCCGAGGCCCTCCGCCCTGCGCCTGCTCGGCCGGTTCTTCGCCGGCCACAACCGGACGCGCCTCCATCTGGAGTATGAGACTATCAACGGACCGCTCGAGCGCCTGCTGGAGGGCCAGGCCGACCTGATCCTGCATCACGCCGATCCGTCGGATCCGCGTCTCGAGCGGGTCGATCTCTGCGCCGTGGAGTTCGTTCCAGTGGTGGCGCCAGGGTTCCTGTCAGTCGCCTTAGGACCGGCCACCACGCCTGAGCAGATGCGGCCCTACACCCAATGCGTCATCCGCGACACGGCGCGGCAGCCCTCGCCGGACAGCTATTTCCTCGTCGAGGGCTCGCAGCGCTGCTCCGTCCCCGACCACCAGATGAAGAAGGAGCTGATCCTTCACGGACTTGCCTGGGGGCATCTGCCGGCATGGCTCATCCGCGAGGAGCTCAAGGATGGCCGGTTGCTCTCGATCGCTGGCGAACATCTGCCCGGCCGGGTCGAAACCGTGGCGGCCATACGCCGGCGCGATCGGCTCCATGGCCCCGTCGCGGAGGCGCTGTGGCAGCACCTGCGGGCGCGGTCCGCATCGTTCACCGGCGATTTCTAG
- a CDS encoding MFS transporter, with protein sequence MPQEPATQTTAETAEADLAAEGLKPDDGRYSAFAPLRQPIFRAVWIASLASNFGGLVQMVGAAWLMTSLSNSPDMVALVQASTALPVMLFSLAAGAIADNYDRRRILLTAQGFMLAVSVMLAVFAWYGLLSPWLLLTFTFLLGCGNALNNPAWQSSVGDMVPRPEVPAAVTLNSVAFNIARSVGPAIGGAIVAAFGAVAAFVVNAFSYIGLLVVLARWQPPRVERVLPRETFLIAMSAGLRYVAMSPNIRAVILRASLFGFGGIVGLALMPLVARDLVRGGPLTYGILLGAFGAGAVAGAFVSARLRRRFSTETLVRLTFLAYAAAALIVALSPTLWLTMPALAVGGACWVLALSTFNSTVQLSAPRWVVGRALALYQMAAFGGMAAGSWAWGWVTLHSGPAGGLTAAAVALVFGAAAGLRYQLPPLEALNLDPLGRWRKPEVAVDIEPRSGPVFVTIEWRIRQEDVVEFLKAMEERRRIRRRDGARHWSLLRDLTDAELWIERYDSPTWVEYVRQAQRVTQADAEIGDRVRDLHIGPEPPVVHRMVERQTGVLPREILRATQRAQASP encoded by the coding sequence ATGCCGCAAGAGCCCGCCACGCAGACCACTGCCGAAACCGCCGAAGCCGACCTCGCGGCCGAGGGCCTGAAGCCTGATGACGGGCGCTATTCGGCTTTTGCGCCGTTGCGCCAGCCGATCTTCCGTGCGGTCTGGATCGCTAGCCTTGCCTCGAACTTCGGTGGCCTGGTCCAGATGGTGGGCGCGGCCTGGCTGATGACCTCGCTCTCCAATTCGCCGGACATGGTCGCGCTCGTCCAGGCCTCGACCGCGCTGCCGGTGATGCTGTTCTCGCTTGCCGCCGGCGCGATCGCGGACAATTACGACCGTCGCCGCATCCTGCTGACGGCGCAGGGCTTCATGCTCGCTGTTTCGGTCATGCTGGCGGTTTTCGCCTGGTATGGGCTGCTCTCGCCCTGGCTGCTCCTGACCTTCACCTTCCTGCTCGGTTGTGGCAACGCGCTCAACAACCCGGCCTGGCAGTCTTCGGTCGGCGACATGGTGCCGCGCCCCGAAGTGCCGGCGGCGGTGACGCTGAACAGCGTCGCCTTCAACATCGCTCGTAGCGTCGGCCCGGCAATCGGCGGCGCCATTGTCGCCGCCTTCGGCGCGGTCGCGGCCTTCGTCGTTAATGCCTTCAGCTATATCGGCCTGCTCGTCGTGCTGGCGCGCTGGCAGCCGCCGCGCGTTGAGCGCGTGCTGCCGCGCGAGACGTTCTTGATCGCGATGAGCGCCGGTCTGCGCTATGTCGCGATGTCGCCCAATATCCGCGCCGTCATCCTGCGAGCCTCCCTCTTCGGCTTTGGCGGCATCGTCGGTCTCGCTTTGATGCCGCTGGTTGCGCGCGATCTCGTGCGCGGCGGCCCGCTGACATACGGCATCCTGCTGGGAGCCTTCGGCGCCGGCGCGGTCGCCGGAGCCTTCGTCAGCGCCCGGTTGCGCCGTCGTTTCAGCACCGAGACCCTCGTGCGCCTGACCTTCCTGGCCTATGCGGCTGCGGCCCTGATTGTGGCACTGAGCCCGACCCTATGGCTCACCATGCCTGCGCTTGCGGTCGGCGGCGCCTGCTGGGTGCTGGCGCTCTCGACCTTCAATTCGACGGTGCAGCTATCGGCGCCGCGCTGGGTGGTGGGGCGCGCGCTTGCGCTCTACCAGATGGCGGCCTTCGGCGGCATGGCCGCGGGCAGCTGGGCCTGGGGCTGGGTCACCCTCCATTCCGGTCCGGCCGGCGGCCTCACCGCGGCGGCGGTCGCACTGGTCTTCGGCGCGGCCGCCGGGCTGCGGTACCAGCTGCCCCCGCTTGAGGCGCTCAATCTCGATCCGCTCGGCCGCTGGCGAAAGCCCGAGGTCGCGGTCGATATCGAGCCGCGCAGCGGCCCGGTCTTCGTCACCATCGAATGGCGGATCCGGCAGGAGGACGTGGTCGAGTTCCTGAAGGCAATGGAGGAACGCCGGCGCATCCGCCGCCGCGACGGCGCCCGCCACTGGTCGCTGCTGCGCGACCTGACCGATGCCGAACTCTGGATCGAGCGCTACGACAGCCCGACCTGGGTCGAATATGTTCGCCAGGCCCAGCGCGTCACCCAGGCTGACGCCGAGATCGGCGACAGGGTCAGGGATCTGCATATCGGGCCCGAGCCGCCGGTCGTGCACCGCATGGTCGAGCGTCAGACCGGCGTGCTGCCGCGGGAGATACTGCGCGCGACCCAGCGGGCGCAGGCGTCGCCCTGA
- a CDS encoding GntR family transcriptional regulator, producing the protein MARAGGQDLGETLAAKLLGEIRELRLAAGTHLRAQDLATRLGVSRFPVGQALQLLAGKGVLRHEPNRGYFVGESEPPSAEELGLAGTDGRDAIYFRIAEDRLGGVLPDQITEAELRERYGLTRAKLTMVLTRISSEGWAERRAGYGWTFLPVLNTPESLEQSYRLRLVLEPAALLESGYDLPPEQIAICRHAEERLLAGAIETDSADALHERGVRFHETIVGASGNPFFLDTIRRLNRVRRLLSYRSMLDRKRYRAQCEEHLAILDSLARRDQDEAADRLRAHLLHTIEDLARIRPILSR; encoded by the coding sequence GTGGCACGGGCGGGCGGACAGGACCTCGGAGAGACGCTGGCGGCGAAGCTGCTCGGAGAGATCCGGGAGTTGCGGCTCGCCGCCGGGACGCATCTGCGCGCACAGGATCTCGCGACCCGCCTCGGCGTCTCGCGTTTCCCGGTGGGCCAGGCTCTTCAACTGCTCGCCGGCAAGGGCGTGCTGCGCCATGAGCCCAACCGCGGCTATTTTGTCGGCGAGAGCGAACCTCCCAGCGCAGAGGAGCTGGGGCTCGCCGGCACCGACGGCCGCGACGCGATCTATTTCCGGATCGCGGAGGATCGTCTTGGCGGCGTGCTTCCCGACCAGATCACAGAAGCCGAGCTGCGCGAGCGCTACGGGTTGACGCGAGCCAAGCTCACGATGGTGCTGACGCGCATCAGCTCCGAGGGCTGGGCCGAGCGACGCGCCGGCTATGGCTGGACTTTCCTGCCCGTCCTGAACACGCCGGAAAGCCTGGAGCAGAGCTACCGGCTCCGTCTTGTCCTCGAGCCTGCGGCCCTCCTCGAGTCGGGCTACGACCTTCCGCCCGAGCAGATAGCCATCTGCCGCCATGCCGAGGAGAGGCTGCTCGCGGGTGCCATCGAGACCGACTCCGCTGACGCGCTGCACGAGCGCGGGGTGCGCTTCCATGAGACGATCGTCGGAGCGAGCGGCAACCCGTTCTTCCTCGATACGATCAGGCGGCTCAATCGCGTGCGCCGCTTGCTGTCCTACCGGTCGATGCTGGACCGCAAGCGTTACCGCGCGCAATGCGAGGAGCACCTCGCCATCCTCGACAGCCTCGCGCGCCGCGATCAGGACGAAGCTGCCGACCGACTGCGTGCCCATCTGCTCCACACGATCGAGGATCTGGCGCGCATTCGCCCGATCCTGTCGCGCTGA
- a CDS encoding tripartite tricarboxylate transporter substrate binding protein, translating to MIDRRLLLACATVFIAAPAMAQAPAELKIIAPAGPGGGWDTAARSIQQVLASTGLAKSVQVQNVTGAGGTVGLAQFINGSKGDPSQLMVNGITTVGAILTNKAPVSLDQVTPLARLTGDPLVIVVPENSPHKTIKDVAAAIKADPSRFIWAGGSAGGADHILAALVTKAAGSDPGKLNYVAFSGGGEALAAMLGGRVTAGVSGYGEFESQIKAGKLRAIALSSGKRLDGADVPTLKELGMDVEVVNWRAVMAAPGISAQQRQELTAVFDKMVKSKEWAEVLKVRGWDDYYLAGEPFAAFLKEEQVRVADVLRSIGLVK from the coding sequence ATGATCGATCGTCGACTTCTACTCGCCTGCGCCACCGTCTTCATCGCCGCTCCGGCCATGGCCCAGGCCCCGGCTGAACTCAAGATCATAGCCCCGGCCGGACCAGGCGGTGGCTGGGACACGGCCGCGCGCTCGATCCAGCAGGTCCTGGCCAGCACTGGCCTCGCCAAGAGCGTCCAGGTCCAGAACGTCACGGGCGCGGGCGGCACCGTGGGCCTTGCCCAGTTCATCAACGGATCGAAGGGCGATCCGTCCCAGCTGATGGTCAACGGCATCACCACGGTGGGGGCGATCCTGACCAACAAGGCGCCGGTCAGCCTCGACCAGGTCACCCCGCTCGCGCGCCTGACGGGCGATCCGTTGGTCATCGTCGTGCCGGAGAACTCGCCGCACAAGACGATCAAGGACGTGGCCGCAGCCATCAAGGCCGATCCCTCGCGCTTCATCTGGGCCGGTGGATCGGCCGGCGGAGCCGACCACATCCTCGCCGCGCTCGTGACGAAAGCGGCCGGCAGCGATCCTGGCAAGCTCAACTATGTCGCCTTCTCGGGAGGCGGCGAGGCGCTCGCGGCCATGCTCGGGGGGCGGGTGACGGCCGGCGTGTCGGGCTATGGCGAGTTTGAGAGCCAGATCAAGGCAGGCAAGCTGAGGGCCATCGCCCTGTCCTCGGGCAAGCGTCTCGACGGCGCGGATGTCCCGACGCTGAAGGAGCTGGGCATGGACGTCGAGGTCGTCAACTGGCGCGCCGTCATGGCGGCGCCCGGTATCTCGGCTCAGCAACGGCAGGAGCTCACCGCCGTCTTCGACAAGATGGTCAAGTCGAAGGAATGGGCGGAGGTACTGAAGGTCCGCGGCTGGGACGATTACTACCTTGCCGGAGAGCCTTTCGCTGCCTTCCTCAAGGAGGAGCAGGTCCGCGTCGCTGACGTTCTGCGCTCGATCGGACTCGTCAAATAA
- the acnA gene encoding aconitate hydratase AcnA — translation MLRFSAISAVGNAIRVDAASGVGSEYARLPHTFRILAENVARNAPSSAERDAAIAAIRDWLKAGTSSAEIAFQPSRVLMHDTTCTPALVDIAGMRDALADAGGDPEALSPVMPVDVSVDHSLGVDVSALPGAADLNKEREYRRNGERYRFLKWATQAMLGVRVNPPGTGIMHTINLEQLATVVGTTVIEGRTVAVPDTLIGTDSHTPMINGIGVLAWGVGGLEAESVMFGMPVMMRLPDVIGVRLDGRLREGVLATDLALTVTQLLRERRVTGAFVEFFGPGVSTLSAGERAVVANMTPEFGASTAFFPIDERTLAYLTQTGRDARAVALVDAYAKAQGLWFDPAAEPRFTDTVALDLGTVETSLAGPFRPQDRLPLSGVPAALAALPQPTTLAAGLPRHPVAIAAITSCTNTSDPRLLVAAGLVARKARALGLLPLPWVKTSLAPGSPAAERFLRRSGLLDDLESLGFGIVGYGCTTCIGNSGPLLPVMEQAVSAGETLPVAILSGNRNFPGRVHGQVEVGFLASPPLVVAYALAGDATRDLSRDAIGRAGDIAIHLSDLWPSGEEIDAALAAGLDRGDFRDAFAHASADPNWVGLDAPSTPRFPWDPSSTYLRRPPFARTDAPISLGRFSAHPILVLGDDITTDHISPAGQTPAASQAGRWLIEHGENPRDLNVYASRRGNWEVMLRGLFTNRTVLNRLEPDLPPGSTRHAASCEVLPLWVAAERYRAAGEAIVIVAGERYGTGSSRDWAAKGLGLLGVRAVLAASFERIHRSNLIGMGILPLTFDDAAQGAGLSLRPGDRIEIAVPESLLVPRLATQVTLARAGGERLSIPMHLAVETELECETLRAGGMLPLILRRFLPDHGDHPPGEGDASERRHA, via the coding sequence ATGCTTCGGTTCTCAGCGATCTCTGCAGTCGGGAATGCAATCCGGGTAGACGCCGCCAGCGGGGTCGGTTCTGAGTACGCTCGCCTGCCGCACACCTTTCGCATACTGGCCGAGAACGTCGCCCGAAACGCGCCCTCCTCGGCAGAGCGCGATGCGGCCATCGCAGCGATCCGCGACTGGCTGAAGGCTGGGACGAGCAGCGCGGAGATTGCCTTTCAGCCCTCGCGGGTGCTGATGCACGACACCACCTGCACGCCGGCGCTGGTCGACATTGCCGGGATGCGCGACGCGCTCGCCGATGCGGGCGGCGATCCCGAGGCGCTCAGCCCCGTCATGCCGGTCGACGTCTCCGTCGATCATTCGCTGGGTGTCGACGTCTCGGCTCTGCCGGGCGCGGCCGATCTCAACAAGGAGCGCGAATATCGCCGCAACGGCGAGCGCTACCGCTTCCTCAAATGGGCGACGCAGGCGATGCTCGGGGTGCGGGTCAATCCGCCCGGTACCGGCATCATGCACACGATCAACCTCGAGCAGCTCGCGACGGTCGTCGGCACGACCGTGATCGAGGGCCGCACGGTTGCCGTGCCCGACACGCTGATCGGGACCGACAGCCATACGCCGATGATCAACGGGATCGGCGTGCTGGCCTGGGGCGTTGGCGGGCTCGAGGCCGAAAGCGTGATGTTCGGCATGCCGGTGATGATGCGGCTGCCCGATGTGATCGGCGTGCGCCTGGACGGCCGGTTGCGCGAGGGCGTCCTGGCAACGGATCTGGCGCTCACCGTCACGCAGCTCCTGCGCGAGCGCAGGGTGACCGGGGCTTTCGTCGAGTTCTTCGGACCGGGTGTCTCGACCCTGTCAGCCGGCGAACGCGCGGTCGTCGCGAACATGACGCCCGAATTCGGAGCGTCGACGGCCTTCTTCCCCATTGACGAGCGCACGCTCGCCTATCTGACTCAGACCGGCCGTGACGCGCGGGCCGTCGCGCTGGTCGACGCCTACGCCAAGGCGCAGGGGCTGTGGTTCGACCCAGCCGCCGAGCCGCGCTTCACCGACACCGTGGCACTTGATCTCGGGACGGTCGAGACGAGCCTTGCCGGCCCCTTCCGGCCGCAGGACCGGCTGCCGCTCTCCGGCGTGCCGGCGGCGCTGGCCGCGCTTCCGCAGCCGACGACGCTGGCGGCGGGTTTGCCACGCCATCCGGTCGCGATCGCCGCGATCACGAGCTGCACCAACACCAGCGACCCGCGCCTGCTTGTCGCGGCGGGGCTGGTGGCGCGCAAGGCCCGTGCGCTTGGCCTTCTTCCGCTGCCCTGGGTCAAGACCTCGCTCGCGCCGGGCTCGCCGGCGGCCGAGCGTTTCTTGCGCCGCTCCGGCCTCCTCGACGATCTCGAATCTCTCGGCTTCGGGATCGTCGGCTATGGCTGCACCACCTGCATCGGCAATTCGGGGCCGCTGCTGCCGGTGATGGAGCAGGCAGTCTCGGCCGGTGAGACGCTTCCGGTCGCGATCCTCTCGGGCAATCGCAACTTCCCCGGACGCGTCCATGGCCAGGTTGAGGTCGGCTTCCTCGCCTCGCCGCCGCTCGTTGTCGCCTATGCCCTCGCAGGAGACGCGACGCGCGACCTCTCACGCGACGCGATCGGCCGGGCCGGTGACATTGCAATCCACCTGTCCGACCTCTGGCCGTCGGGCGAGGAGATCGATGCAGCTTTGGCTGCCGGGCTCGATCGCGGCGACTTCCGTGACGCGTTCGCGCACGCTTCCGCCGATCCGAACTGGGTCGGGCTCGACGCGCCGTCGACGCCGCGTTTCCCGTGGGACCCGTCGTCGACCTATCTGCGCCGGCCTCCTTTCGCCCGTACCGACGCGCCCATCTCCCTCGGCCGGTTCAGCGCCCACCCGATCCTGGTTCTCGGCGACGACATCACCACCGATCATATCTCGCCCGCCGGGCAGACCCCTGCTGCGAGCCAAGCGGGGCGGTGGCTGATCGAGCATGGCGAGAATCCGCGCGACCTCAACGTCTACGCCTCGCGGCGTGGCAATTGGGAGGTCATGCTGCGCGGCCTGTTCACCAACCGAACGGTGCTCAACCGGCTGGAACCCGACCTCCCGCCGGGGTCGACCCGGCACGCGGCCAGCTGCGAGGTGCTGCCGCTCTGGGTCGCCGCGGAGCGCTATCGGGCGGCGGGCGAAGCCATCGTGATCGTCGCAGGCGAGCGCTATGGCACGGGCTCCTCGCGCGACTGGGCGGCGAAGGGCCTCGGCCTTCTCGGCGTCCGCGCTGTGCTCGCGGCGAGCTTCGAGCGCATCCACCGTTCGAACCTGATCGGCATGGGTATCCTGCCGCTCACCTTCGACGATGCCGCGCAAGGTGCCGGCCTGTCGCTCCGGCCCGGCGACCGCATCGAGATCGCGGTGCCCGAGAGCCTGCTCGTGCCGCGTCTCGCGACGCAGGTCACGCTCGCTCGCGCGGGCGGCGAGCGCCTGTCGATCCCAATGCACCTTGCGGTCGAGACGGAACTCGAATGCGAGACGCTGCGCGCCGGCGGCATGCTGCCGCTGATCCTGCGGCGCTTCCTGCCCGATCACGGAGATCACCCGCCGGGTGAAGGCGATGCGAGCGAACGCCGCCACGCCTGA
- a CDS encoding sugar nucleotide-binding protein codes for MTEGRQSDIRILVSGGSGRLASVLSLVGGDRVQALSRAELDISDAFAFQAALARLKPDVVINVAAIASLEACERTPERAQAINALAPGQMARACAQAGTPFIQISTDYVFGAPTHRPWRESDPVSPVNLYGELKAEAERQVLAAGGEVCIARVAWLFGDGKDFIAHLLRGQDDSVRIARDQIGSPTPIVPLAGRLLDLAERMAAREPIPRLLHLTGSPAVSRADWVATAFDALRRAGRRTPELVPVPMSDLGSSVVRPHYSALDSGLAAELFGGELDWRAVAMQVETFAERPASS; via the coding sequence ATGACCGAGGGACGACAGTCCGATATCCGCATTCTCGTCAGCGGCGGAAGCGGCCGGCTTGCCAGTGTGCTGTCGCTCGTCGGCGGGGATCGTGTACAGGCCCTGTCGCGCGCCGAACTCGACATCTCCGATGCCTTCGCCTTTCAGGCCGCGCTCGCGAGGCTGAAACCGGACGTCGTCATCAATGTGGCGGCGATCGCCAGCCTCGAAGCCTGCGAGCGCACGCCGGAGCGGGCCCAGGCCATCAACGCGCTGGCGCCCGGTCAGATGGCCCGCGCCTGCGCCCAGGCTGGAACGCCGTTCATCCAGATCTCGACGGATTATGTCTTCGGTGCCCCAACGCACCGTCCGTGGCGCGAAAGCGATCCGGTGTCGCCGGTCAACCTGTATGGCGAGCTGAAGGCCGAGGCCGAACGACAGGTCCTCGCCGCCGGCGGGGAGGTCTGCATCGCTCGGGTGGCCTGGCTGTTCGGCGACGGCAAGGACTTCATCGCCCATCTCCTGCGCGGACAGGACGATAGCGTCAGGATCGCCCGCGATCAGATCGGCTCTCCGACGCCGATCGTTCCGCTCGCCGGGCGGCTGCTGGACCTGGCCGAACGCATGGCGGCCAGAGAGCCCATCCCGCGCCTGCTCCATCTCACCGGCTCGCCGGCCGTGTCGCGGGCCGACTGGGTCGCCACGGCCTTCGACGCGCTTCGCCGCGCCGGACGGCGGACACCCGAACTGGTCCCTGTCCCGATGAGCGATCTCGGCTCCTCGGTCGTCCGCCCCCATTACAGCGCCCTCGACTCCGGCCTGGCGGCGGAGCTGTTCGGCGGCGAACTCGATTGGCGCGCCGTGGCCATGCAGGTCGAAACCTTCGCCGAGCGACCGGCGTCGAGCTAG
- a CDS encoding glucokinase, producing MMALVSDIGGTNTRLGVVEDGELVPESLGSFANGDFDSYEAVVETYLDRLGQRRLDACCIALAGVPTPDGAQLTNRDWMIARSGLQALTGAPSVGFLNDFEALGYSLIAPERLETQPVLASAVSLPLRATRMVLGAGTGFNAAACHWPAFGRVPHVAAAECGHTTLAIEGEEECGLQAALAAGRGRASVERALSGNGLREIHAWVCHRDGRPCRARTSAEITSAAVAGTDEQAVAAAHLFLRLLGRVAGDLALTFLPHGGIYLYGGVCRALAPLLVGTDTFRDAFRAKGRMGPFMADFDAHLLLDDRVALIGCVEWLRIADASRACPV from the coding sequence ATGATGGCACTGGTCTCCGATATCGGCGGCACGAATACGAGGCTCGGCGTCGTCGAGGATGGCGAGCTCGTCCCGGAAAGTCTGGGCAGCTTCGCCAATGGCGATTTCGACAGCTATGAAGCGGTGGTCGAGACCTATCTGGACCGGCTCGGCCAGCGGCGCCTCGATGCCTGCTGCATCGCGCTGGCCGGGGTTCCGACGCCGGACGGGGCGCAATTGACGAACCGCGACTGGATGATCGCCCGGAGCGGTCTGCAGGCGCTGACCGGCGCGCCCTCCGTCGGCTTCCTGAACGATTTCGAGGCGCTGGGGTATTCGCTCATCGCGCCTGAACGATTGGAGACGCAGCCGGTTCTCGCATCGGCCGTGTCGCTGCCACTGCGTGCCACCCGCATGGTCCTGGGTGCCGGCACCGGCTTCAACGCCGCCGCCTGCCATTGGCCGGCGTTCGGACGGGTGCCCCATGTCGCGGCCGCCGAATGCGGGCACACGACACTGGCGATCGAGGGCGAGGAGGAATGCGGGCTCCAGGCCGCGCTGGCGGCAGGCCGGGGCCGCGCCTCGGTCGAGCGAGCCTTGTCCGGCAATGGCTTGCGCGAGATCCATGCCTGGGTCTGCCATCGCGATGGTCGGCCGTGCCGAGCCAGGACGAGCGCCGAGATCACCAGCGCCGCGGTCGCGGGAACCGATGAGCAGGCGGTCGCGGCCGCCCATCTTTTCCTGCGCTTGCTCGGGCGGGTCGCGGGCGATCTCGCCCTGACCTTCCTGCCGCATGGCGGCATCTATCTCTATGGCGGCGTTTGCCGGGCGCTCGCGCCTCTCCTTGTCGGTACCGACACTTTTCGCGATGCCTTCCGTGCCAAAGGTCGGATGGGTCCGTTCATGGCGGATTTCGACGCGCATCTCCTGCTCGACGATCGTGTCGCCCTGATCGGTTGCGTCGAATGGCTGCGGATCGCGGACGCGTCGCGCGCCTGCCCGGTGTGA
- a CDS encoding Gfo/Idh/MocA family oxidoreductase yields MSLRIAILGVAHYHANFWTKAFLASEGVAVAGACDADPARLEAFARQHGIAAVADLATLLAGSDAVAICSETVNHPALVRAAAEKGLPVLCEKPLGATMEQCDAIAAIVAETGIRFMQSFPKRFDPVNHEIADLLREGVVGRITLVRIRHGHSHGFDPNFRKGWFVDPAQSGGGTLLDEGVHAADFLHWLFGMPESAYATSSSDTFGLPVEDTAAAVFRYGNGMIAEVTTSWAFAAADTSIEIYGTEGTILLGGVDIASRPTRESEFLRVFRREEGGGRWASSPTVPHFKTGVFHEHVAWAFVKALKEGGPMPVTLDDGRHAFAMIDAAYRSVRSGRAEPVRA; encoded by the coding sequence ATGAGCCTGCGGATCGCGATCCTGGGGGTCGCTCACTACCACGCCAATTTCTGGACGAAGGCCTTCCTGGCGAGCGAGGGCGTCGCCGTCGCCGGCGCCTGCGATGCCGACCCTGCGCGCCTGGAGGCTTTCGCCAGGCAGCACGGCATCGCAGCCGTCGCCGATCTCGCCACGCTGCTCGCCGGCAGTGATGCGGTCGCGATCTGCTCGGAAACCGTGAACCATCCGGCGCTGGTCCGCGCCGCTGCGGAGAAGGGGCTGCCGGTGCTGTGCGAGAAGCCGCTCGGCGCCACCATGGAGCAGTGCGACGCCATCGCCGCGATCGTGGCGGAGACCGGCATCCGCTTCATGCAGAGCTTCCCGAAGCGCTTCGACCCGGTGAACCACGAGATCGCCGATCTGCTGCGCGAGGGTGTCGTCGGCCGCATCACGCTGGTGCGCATCAGGCACGGACACAGCCACGGTTTCGACCCGAATTTCCGCAAGGGCTGGTTCGTCGATCCCGCGCAATCGGGCGGCGGCACCTTGCTCGACGAAGGCGTGCACGCCGCCGATTTCCTGCACTGGCTGTTCGGGATGCCGGAGAGCGCCTATGCGACGAGCTCGTCCGACACCTTCGGCCTGCCGGTCGAGGATACTGCCGCGGCGGTCTTCCGCTACGGGAACGGGATGATCGCCGAGGTCACGACGAGCTGGGCGTTCGCCGCCGCCGACACCTCGATCGAGATCTACGGCACCGAGGGCACGATCCTGCTCGGCGGCGTCGACATCGCCTCGCGTCCGACGCGCGAGAGCGAATTCCTCAGGGTGTTCCGCCGTGAGGAGGGTGGTGGGCGTTGGGCGTCGTCGCCGACCGTTCCGCATTTCAAGACCGGCGTCTTCCACGAGCATGTCGCCTGGGCGTTCGTGAAGGCCCTCAAGGAGGGCGGGCCCATGCCCGTCACCCTGGACGATGGCCGCCATGCCTTCGCGATGATCGACGCGGCCTATCGCTCGGTGCGCTCCGGCCGCGCCGAGCCGGTCAGAGCCTGA